The following proteins are encoded in a genomic region of Kosakonia oryzae:
- a CDS encoding glutamine amidotransferase, translating into MKTAVAFRHVPFEDLGTLADTLHSLGYECRYIDTPVESFAHLDPQAADLLVVLGGPIGAYQQAIYPFLNDELRHIRERLAHGKPVLGICLGAQLIARALEAEVAPMGVTEIGYAPLTLTPGEHSDLLAPLADLPVLHWHGDRFAIPQGSSHLARSAVCDNQAFLYAPHALALQFHPEVSAIGLEGWLVGHASELSHAGIDPRQLREQAAQYSPALAAALSQVISRWLAPLAS; encoded by the coding sequence ATGAAAACGGCTGTTGCTTTCCGTCATGTCCCCTTTGAAGATTTAGGCACGCTGGCCGATACCCTGCATTCGCTCGGTTACGAATGCCGCTATATCGACACACCGGTTGAGTCATTTGCCCATCTTGATCCGCAGGCCGCCGATTTGCTGGTGGTGCTGGGCGGGCCGATCGGCGCGTACCAACAAGCGATTTATCCGTTCCTCAACGACGAGCTGCGCCATATTCGTGAGCGGCTGGCGCACGGCAAACCGGTACTCGGTATTTGTCTTGGCGCGCAGCTCATCGCGCGGGCGCTGGAGGCGGAGGTTGCGCCAATGGGCGTGACGGAAATCGGCTATGCGCCGCTGACCCTCACGCCCGGGGAACACAGCGATCTGCTGGCACCGTTGGCGGATCTGCCGGTGCTGCACTGGCACGGTGACCGGTTTGCCATTCCGCAGGGGTCGAGCCATCTGGCACGCAGCGCGGTCTGCGATAACCAGGCCTTTCTCTATGCGCCGCATGCGCTGGCATTGCAGTTTCATCCGGAGGTGAGCGCTATCGGGCTTGAAGGCTGGCTGGTAGGCCACGCCAGTGAACTGAGTCATGCCGGTATCGATCCGCGTCAGCTTCGCGAGCAGGCCGCGCAATACAGCCCGGCGCTGGCCGCTGCGCTTTCGCAGGTGATTAGCCGCT